The Camelus dromedarius isolate mCamDro1 chromosome 8, mCamDro1.pat, whole genome shotgun sequence genome includes a window with the following:
- the GOLGA7B gene encoding golgin subfamily A member 7B: protein MATEVHNLQELRRSASLATKVFIQRDYSDGTICQFQTKFPPELDSRIERQLFEETVKTLNSFYAEAEKIGGSSYLEGCLACATAYFIFLCMETHYEKVLKKISRYIQEQNEKIFAPRGLLLTDPVERGMRVIEISIYEDRCSSGSSSSGSSSAPPPTPQERIQVCPVENSHPA, encoded by the exons ATGGCCACCGAG GTCCACAATCTGCAGGAGCTCCGGCGAAGTGCCTCGCTGGCCACTAAGGTCTTTATCCAGAGAGACTACAGTGATGGGACCATTTGTCAGTTCCAGACCAAATTCCCCCCAGAGCTGGACAGCCGG ATCGAGCGGCAGCTCTTTGAGGAGACTGTGAAGACCCTCAACAGCTTCTACGCGGAGGCCGAGAAGATTGGGGGCAGCTCCTACCTGGAGGGCTGCCTGGCCTGTGCCACAGCCTACTTCATCTTCCTCTGCATGGAGACCCACTACGAGAAG GTTCTCAAGAAGATCTCGCGCTACATCCAGGAGCAGAATGAGAAGATCTTCGCCCCTAGAGGCCTCCTACTCACAGACCCCGTGGAGCGTGGGATGAGGGTT ATCGAGATCTCCATCTACGAGGACCGGTGCAGCAGTGGCAGCtccagcagcggcagcagcagtg CTCCTCCCCCAACACCCCAGGAAAGGATCCAGGTCTGTCCCGTAGAGAATTCCCATCCTGCATGA